The following proteins are encoded in a genomic region of Hippopotamus amphibius kiboko isolate mHipAmp2 chromosome 8, mHipAmp2.hap2, whole genome shotgun sequence:
- the LOC130859207 gene encoding PC-esterase domain-containing protein 1B-like → MAHLRACEVRQLLHNKFVVVLGDSVQRAVYKDLVLLLQKDCLLSSSQLKAQGELSFELDVLLEGGRRERLHNGTDYREVRQFRSGHHLVRFYFLTRTYYPYMEDVLERLRWGEHAPDVVVLNSCLWDLSRYGQDFPRSYREDLASLFGRLDQVLPEACLLVWNTAMPVAEVVSGGFLPPEDPSRGTRLQEDVIEANFYSSAEASRHGFDVLDLHFHFRHAGQHRQRDGVHWDERAHRHLSQLLLAHLADAWGVDLPCRYPVGRCIRDGPTSRLPGPVDGRQPRDSRDDPGEQSLSWFPPISACLRAQWRPSVPFPRVQPPYQPYSQGTRVPSHPSSLRRQFSSDSSVRQVRYTGEANLMIGSETLLGPIRRTSAQHQSRSSPPYPPRRPSRPRRRRRRCSNRQTRAHPEASPQ, encoded by the coding sequence aTGGCCCACCTGCGGGCCTGCGAAGTCCGGCAGCTGCTGCACAACAAGTTTGTGGTCGTCCTGGGGGACTCCGTGCAGAGGGCCGTGTACAAGGACCTGGTGCTCCTGCTGCAGAAGGACTGCCTGCTCTCTTCCAGTCAGCTGAAGGCCCAGGGCGAGCTGAGCTTCGAGCTCGACGTGTTGCTGGAGGGCGGCAGGCGGGAACGCCTGCACAACGGCACCGACTACCGCGAGGTCCGCCAGTTCCGCTCGGGCCACCACCTGGTGCGCTTCTACTTCCTCACGCGCACGTACTACCCGTACATGGAGGACGTGCTGGAACGCCTGCGATGGGGCGAGCACGCCCCGGACGTGGTGGTCCTGAACTCCTGCCTCTGGGACCTCTCCAGGTACGGCCAGGACTTCCCGAGGAGCTACCGAGAGGACTTGGCGAGCCTGTTCGGGCGCCTGGACCAGGTGCTGCCCGAGGCCTGCCTCCTGGTGTGGAACACGGCCATGCCGGTGGCCGAGGTCGTCTCTGGGGGCTTCCTCCCGCCAGAGGACCCGTCCCGAGGCACGCGCCTGCAGGAAGACGTGATAGAGGCCAACTTCTACAGCTCGGCAGAGGCCAGCAGGCACGGCTTCGACGTGCTGGACCTCCATTTCCACTTCCGGCACGCGGGGCAGCACCGGCAGCGCGACGGCGTGCACTGGGATGAGCGCGCGCACCGCCACCTCTCCCAGCTGCTGCTGGCGCACCTGGCTGATGCCTGGGGTGTGGACCTCCCCTGCCGCTACCCTGTGGGCAGGTGCATCAGGGATGGCCCCACCAGCAGACTTCCTGGCCCAGTGGACGGGAGGCAGCCCCGGGACAGCAGAGACGACCCGGGCGAACAGTCCTTGTCCTGGTTCCCACCCATCTCCGCGTGCCTCCGAGCCCAGTGGCGACCTTCTGTGCCCTTTCCCCGGGTGCAGCCTCCGTACCAGCCTTACAGCCAAGGCACCCGTGTGCCCTCTCACCCATCTTCACTGCGCAGGCAATTCTCCAGTGATTCTTCAGTGCGCCAGGTCAGATATACTGGCGAAGCAAACTTGATGATTGGCTCGGAGACACTTCTGGGCCCCATTCGCAGAACCTCTGCCCAACATCAGAGCAGAAGTTCCCCTCCCTACCCTCCCCGGCGCCCCAGCAGGCCACGCAGACGCCGGCGAAGGTGCAGTAACAGACAGACCCGAGCACACCCAGAGGCAAGTCCCCAGTAG